The window ACCGGCTACCTGTCGGAGATAGTCCATCTGCCGTTTGGCTGGAGTTTGACGGAAGTTCTTCGCATAGCCGAGGAATGCGTAGTGGGTTTCGCCGAGAAACGACGGGAGGACCCCGAGTGCAAGTAGAAGCACCAGCCATGGTGAGGCCCAGGCCAAAGCTGCTGAGAAGGTGAGGGTGGTTATGACCTGGGTGACGAGGCGGCCCAGTTGCTGGATCATCGCCAGGCGGTCGGTCGCCTGAACGCGGGCTCGCTCGAGACGATCGTAAAAGACGGGGTCTTCGTAGGTGGTGAGGTCGAGGCGCGCTGCCTGCTCCATGACGCGAACGCTGACGTGCTGGGTATAACGGTTCGCGAGGAGCGAGTCGGAGTAGTCGATGGCCCGCGTGATGAGGCCGAGGCAGACGTTGAGGGCAACCTCGGCGATGACGAGGTCCCAGAAGTTGTGGGCCAGGGGGTTGCCGCGCAGCACGCTGGCAATGTCCGTGATGATGTATTGCGCTACCTTGGCGATGCCGAAGGGAAGGGTTGCGACGATGACCCGAAGTATAAGGCCCCATGACACAACCGCACGTCCGGATTCCCACAGGATACGCAGGACTGCAGGCATGTTTTTGAGGGCGCGCAGCCGGTCGCGCCATGGACTCTCAGCATTCACAAGGTCTTTCAAATCGCTCCTAGAGTGAGACTGCAGAAAACGAAAGAGTCACATAGAAATAAAGCCTGTGTTTAATTGATGCAGCAATGGGGCAAGGTGTTGGATACATGGTTCGGGCAAGTCGCTGACGCTGTGATTGTTGCCTACCTTATGCGCGTGGTGGGTCGCTTATCTGCCTCCATATCTCGGGGTCGACGGGCACGCCGAGGCGCATGTTTTCTTCGCGGAGTTGTAGAGTCTGTTCGCCAGGATAGCGAATTGGTTTGCCGGGATCGACGGGCGTCGCTCCGCGAAGAGATTGGAGAACGCCGTCGGCGATTCGGTTGATCTCTTCGGCTCGTGCGAGGGAACGGGGATCGATTGCGATAAAAATCTGCGAGATGCCCGATTCTCGGAGTGGGTCGAGGGGGATTTCATGCGTGGAAAGGCCTCCGGAGAGCATTGCCGCCGCCATGTCGAGAACCAGGGAGAGGCCGGAGCCCTTCCAATAGCCGATGGGGAGGGCGCGTTGCGAGGCTTCAATGGCGGTCGCATCCTTGGTCAGGTTGCCAGCTGTGTCGAAGCCTCCATCGACCGGCAAGGGCTGGCCGCGTTTGCTGTAGGACGAGAGGGAGCCGTAGGAGAACTGGGACATCGCCATGTCCAGCACGACGTGGCCGCCGGGGCGGGGAATCGCAATGACGATTGGATTATTTCCGAGGGTCGGTGTCGTGGCGCCCCAGACTGGCAGATTGGCGAGCGTGTTGGTCCAGCAGATGGCGAAGAGGCCTTGATCTGCTGCCAGCCAGCCATAGGTGCCGCCGCGCATCCAGTGGTTCGTGTTGGCCAAGGCCACAGCGCCGATGCCGTTTTGCCTGGCGAGTGCGATGGCTCGCTCCATTGAGGCGTGTGCGTTGAGATTGCCGACTCCACGGTGGCCATCCCAGCGTTCGATCGCTCCAAGGCCAGCGGTTTTGGTTGGTTCGGCGTTGACGTCGACACTGCCGTTACGAACGGTTTCGGAGAAACGGGGGAAGCGGTTCAGGCCGTGGGTGTAGACCCCGTCGCGCGTGGTTTCCGCGAAGAGACGAGCGCAGTGGGCTGCGCGGTCTTCCGCCAGACCAAGCTGGCGCATGGCGCGGTGAAGGGCGGTGTAGAGATCTTCGAAGGGTATTCGGAGCATGCTCCAGTCTAGACGCCTGTTTAATTTTTGCCAGGTGCTGCGTGAGCTGATGCCTCTTTCGAGAGTTCGAAGGCTTTTGTGGAGTGCTCGTGTGCTTGTTTGGATAGCTCGTGGGCGGTAAGGTGGTCTCCCTTGCCGTGAGCGGTGGCTGCGGCGTTGTGAGCGTGGGCGGCTTTGTTGTGGTATTCGGCGGCGCGATCGTGCTGGCTTTGTGGCATGACGTACTCCTTCATTTCGTTGGATGCAGGATGAGGCGGTCGGAGGTTGATTTCTAACGGCCCATCCAGCCGCCGTCTACGGTCATGACAGTGCCGGTAACGTAGTTGCTGGCGGGAGAGCTGAGAAAGAGAGCTGCGCCAGCGAGATCTTCGGGTTGACCCCAGCGTGCGGCGGGGATGCGTTCGAGGATCTGGCGATTGCGTGTTTCATCGGCCTGGAGTGCTTCCGTATTGGTTGTGGCGAAGTATCCGGGGGCGATGGCGTTGACCTGGATGCCCTTAGGCGCCCACTCGTTGGCGAGAGCCTTGGTGAGCTGGGCGACTCCGCCTTTGCTGGCGGCGTAGGCTGGGACGCGGATGCCGCCCTGAAAGCTGAGGAGAGAGGCGATGTTGACGATCTTGCCGCAGTTGGTGCCAAGGCCGCCGCGGGGGATCATGTCGCGCGCGGCGAGTTGGGAGAGTTGAAAGACGCTGGTGAGGTTCACCTGAAGAACCTGCTGCCAGTCTTCGAGGGGGACCTCTTCGGCGGCGGCGCGGAGGATGGTGCCGGCGTTGTTGATGAGGATGTCGACACGACCGAACTTCTCTTTGACCTGGGTGAAGAGGTCTTCGGCACCGGTGGTCGAGGAGAGATCTGCGCGAAAGGCTGCGGCCTTGTCGCCAATGGTGGTGGCAGTTTCGGTGGCTGCGCGGCGGTTGCCGTGGCAGGCGACGGTGGCTCCGGCTTGCGCTAGCGCAACTGCGATGGCCGCGCCGAGACCGCTGGCGGAGCCGGTGACGAGTGCTACTTTGTTGTCGAGGCGGAAGCTGTCGAGAATGTTTGCTGTCGTGGTTGGCATCACAGCCAATTTACGTGGTGGGTTGTCATCGGGCAAATTTAAGCTGGAACTGAACCCGTTGTCGAGATCAGCACCAGTGTGACGCTTGCCTCGGTGCTGCGTTTGTGTGGCGTGCCACGAGGAATCACCAGCATGTCACCCTTGTGGAGCGTGAGCGAGGTCGCCCCTTCCGATGTTGGAGCGAGCCACTCGCCGGGCTTAGTGTTGCGTGCATTTTTTGGTGTTCCTCCGACCTCATAGAACGTTGTCCCGTCGAGGATTTGAAGGATGTGGTCGCGCTCTTCGTGATACTCAAATTCTTTTGCGCTCTTCTTATCCTCAGTTGTCATGACGATGGTGAAAGGGAGTGATTTTGAATCGAACAGGCTGTCATTCCCCGGCTTTGCCTGAAGCGTCTTCATCGCATCGGAGAGTTTGTCCGCAGTGAACACCTGAAAAGGCTGTGGAGTCGCGGCTTCGGCGCTGTTTAGCGTGGAGTTCGACGCTAAGAGGAACTTCTCTGTAAGGGGAAGACTGACTGCAGCGACGAGCGGAGCTGTTCGCAGGAAGTTGCGGCGAGTTTGATCTTTGGCCATGCGAAAGTTGACCACATCCGTCGACGGTTTGCCAAGAACGAGTGCGTAACTCATCAGACTCTCGGCTGAGCGCGTGAGTTAGATTTGCATGGCGGTGTCTGCGCCTAGGCCGGACAGGCTTTTAAACCTGCGGACCAAAGTCAAAAATCTGATGGCTATACTAGGAACGCGGTCTAGAGGAGAGTAGCAATGCGGCTTTATCAGATGGCTGATGCGGTGCGGTATGGGCTGATGAACACGGAAGAGTTGCGGGAGACATTTTTGCTGGAGGGAATGTTTGAGCCTGGCGAGATTGAGTTTGCGTATGTTGATCTCGATCGCACGGTGATCGGATCCGCAGTACCCGAGACAGAGGCGTTGACTCTGGAGGCGGAGCCTGAACTGAGGGCGGAGTATTTTTTGGAGCGGCGTGAGCTTGGTGTTTTGAACGTCGGGGGCGCCGGATCGGTAGTTGTCGACGGGAAGAGCTTCGGTTTAGAGAAGCTCGACTGTTTATATGTTGGTCGTGGAAACAGAGCAGTTTCTTTTTCCAGTAAAAAAGCGTCCGATCCAGCTTACTTTTATCTGTTGAGTTATCCGGCGCATGCAGAGTATCCAACGGCTATGGTGAAGTTTTCCGATTTGCAGGGAGTGCACTTGGGAACTGCTGAGACCTGTAACAAGCGGACTATTTATAAAGCTATTTACAAGGATGGAATTAAGAGCTGCCAGTTAGTGATGGGCTTTACCTTATTGGAATCGGGAAGTAACTGGAATACGATGCCTCCGCATACGCATATGAGGCGCAGTGAAGTCTATTTTTACTTCGATGTCGATCCTGCGCATCGAATTCTGCACTTGATGGGGCCGCCGGATGCTACGAGTCACCTGGTGGTGGCGGACAAAGAAGTCGTGGTGTCGCCAGGATGGTCGATTCATGCGGGCGTGGGAACGAAGAACTACGCTTTCTGCTGGGGGATGGGCGGAGAGAACCAGGCATACGACGATATGGATCCAGTAACGATTGCGGATCTCAGATGAGCGATGCTTCCGCGGGGTTGGCGATACGCTTGAAGGCCGAGTGTAAGTGGGATCTGGTGAGCCTCGGTGAAGTCATGCTGCGATTCGATCCAGGTGAGGAGCGGATTGCGGCGACACGTAGTTTTCGTGTCTGTGAGGGAGGCGGGGAGTACAACGTGGCGCGTGGGCTGCGCCGGTGTTTTCAGCAACGGACCTCAGTTGTGACTGCTTTGGCCGACAATCCGGTAGGTCGGCTGCTTGAGGATCTAATGTTGCAGGGCGGGGTGGATCTGTCGCATCTGCGGTGGGTGGAGTACGACGGTGTCGGCCGTGAGGCTCGTAACGGGATCTACTTTCTGGAACGTGGGTTTGGCGTACGCGGTGCGATGGGGATGATGGATCGGGGGCATACTCCTATCTCTC is drawn from Edaphobacter lichenicola and contains these coding sequences:
- a CDS encoding glucose 1-dehydrogenase is translated as MPTTTANILDSFRLDNKVALVTGSASGLGAAIAVALAQAGATVACHGNRRAATETATTIGDKAAAFRADLSSTTGAEDLFTQVKEKFGRVDILINNAGTILRAAAEEVPLEDWQQVLQVNLTSVFQLSQLAARDMIPRGGLGTNCGKIVNIASLLSFQGGIRVPAYAASKGGVAQLTKALANEWAPKGIQVNAIAPGYFATTNTEALQADETRNRQILERIPAARWGQPEDLAGAALFLSSPASNYVTGTVMTVDGGWMGR
- a CDS encoding cupin domain-containing protein produces the protein MSYALVLGKPSTDVVNFRMAKDQTRRNFLRTAPLVAAVSLPLTEKFLLASNSTLNSAEAATPQPFQVFTADKLSDAMKTLQAKPGNDSLFDSKSLPFTIVMTTEDKKSAKEFEYHEERDHILQILDGTTFYEVGGTPKNARNTKPGEWLAPTSEGATSLTLHKGDMLVIPRGTPHKRSTEASVTLVLISTTGSVPA
- the kduI gene encoding 5-dehydro-4-deoxy-D-glucuronate isomerase produces the protein MRLYQMADAVRYGLMNTEELRETFLLEGMFEPGEIEFAYVDLDRTVIGSAVPETEALTLEAEPELRAEYFLERRELGVLNVGGAGSVVVDGKSFGLEKLDCLYVGRGNRAVSFSSKKASDPAYFYLLSYPAHAEYPTAMVKFSDLQGVHLGTAETCNKRTIYKAIYKDGIKSCQLVMGFTLLESGSNWNTMPPHTHMRRSEVYFYFDVDPAHRILHLMGPPDATSHLVVADKEVVVSPGWSIHAGVGTKNYAFCWGMGGENQAYDDMDPVTIADLR
- a CDS encoding DUF1771 domain-containing protein, whose product is MPQSQHDRAAEYHNKAAHAHNAAATAHGKGDHLTAHELSKQAHEHSTKAFELSKEASAHAAPGKN
- the yiaK gene encoding 3-dehydro-L-gulonate 2-dehydrogenase, whose amino-acid sequence is MLRIPFEDLYTALHRAMRQLGLAEDRAAHCARLFAETTRDGVYTHGLNRFPRFSETVRNGSVDVNAEPTKTAGLGAIERWDGHRGVGNLNAHASMERAIALARQNGIGAVALANTNHWMRGGTYGWLAADQGLFAICWTNTLANLPVWGATTPTLGNNPIVIAIPRPGGHVVLDMAMSQFSYGSLSSYSKRGQPLPVDGGFDTAGNLTKDATAIEASQRALPIGYWKGSGLSLVLDMAAAMLSGGLSTHEIPLDPLRESGISQIFIAIDPRSLARAEEINRIADGVLQSLRGATPVDPGKPIRYPGEQTLQLREENMRLGVPVDPEIWRQISDPPRA